The Vigna unguiculata cultivar IT97K-499-35 chromosome 11, ASM411807v1, whole genome shotgun sequence genomic sequence AAGATACAGTGGCGCTTGTCATTTGGGGTAACAGTAGAAGTTTCTGATTCTCCAAGGGTATGGGTGGGATCTGCTGGAGATGCATCAAATGTCTCCTTACACAATTTGATTGGTATATCATCTTCATATtcgtcttcatcttcttcaaatGCATGTGAAGATAAAAAGCCAGGCAGCTGAAATGTTGCATTACTGATACACAATTACAGGAATATAACATGAATCAGAAATAGAATTAATATTTAAAGCAAACagaatagttttaatttttctttcactctGTCCTATTAAATCGCAAGTTTCTTAACCAGAACTTAAATGTGCAAAACTCTGATCAAACAATgcattactttaactaaaaaaattgacacAGTTCTTTTTTTGCATTTTCGGTATTATTCAGTTTACTAACTCTTAATACAACCTATCTTGTTCATCATTGCACCTACCATCAAGCACATTCGGGATTCAGTAATTATAAAAGTAACCTCCGTGGTTGTTTATGCTGccttatttaattattcttctGACTTTATGCTCTATCCTTGATTCTAGTAAGGAAGAAGGAAATAATTGTACAATATACATGATGAACACAAATCTAATATAAGCAGTCAGCCTAAAAAATTGACAGAACAAGTTACATACCTTCCATACTCATCAACAAGCATGCCTTCCATTTCTCTAATAGGGTCATCCACAGCTCGTTCTGCCCGAGATGGACGTCTAAGAGCAAAACTAACTGTAATATCATCATTTGAGACTCCAATATCATCCATGTAACCGCGAAGAACTGATTCAGGAAAAATTTTCCTCTCAAGCCACAACCTCAAAACCTGCAATCCAccccaaaataaaaataaagacaaagCTGATATCCACCAAACTTCCATCCCcttgaaaagtaaaacttaATCCAATTTAGACAAATCCAATTTCATTAAACATAGGCTGCAGCCAGAGTCAAGTAACTTCAAGCTGCATTTTGAGAAAGCTTGTGATTGAATAAGTGTAACTTGATAACATCATTAATACAACAGAATTGCTGAAGATGGCGATGTTAGGCAGAGAGGTTGAATTTGAATTGCCTCTACTATTTGCAGTGGAAAGTCATCCATGATATCTTCTTGAGTCATGAATGAAACGAGAACCACTATCTCAATTTGTTGATTCCGTTATTGGATAATATCTTAACATCCCCCTAGTTCTACTGTTTTTGCTTTCCTCTTGATGCAATTCCTTctgtaattaaatattaactatGGGAGAAGGAGCTGACCTTGAGACACTGACGACGATTTTCACGGGCACTAGCTCCAGGGGGAGCAGCAGCACCAAGAAGACGTGGCAATGCTGCCTGAACAGTGGGAATGTAGGATGCTCCTGCAATGCCTAAAAATTTCCTATACAATTAGGGAAATCAATGCCATGAAAAGAATACTACTGAAACTAACATTTTTTGGTATGAGAGCGCAGGGAGGAAAACAGTGATAACAATTGTTAATAGTATTCTATTCTAATATCTTCAGTAATCACCCACCTTTTTGATTATGTGAGCACTGGGTGATAGAATcaacaagaaaaaacaaatcCACTTTGCGATGAAAACTAGGTTCATTTTCCAGCTTTCGTATGAGAAGTTCAACAACCTGAACAAAAAGGACTACGAAGTAAGTCCACAACAGTTACATTAACAGAACTGCCAGAATCAGTAGCCAAAGAATGACATTTAGGAAAAGCATTCACATTCCAATCAATGATCaactaaatataaatgaaacaaaaaagatacaattcttatctTTGATGGATCCTTGATGTTCTTACTAAAGATTTTCTatgacaaaaattaattatcacaaTCATATAAGcaagaaaactaaataaaaagcAAAAAGTAAACTAATAGTACTTAAACTAAAATTTAGACCATATTAATAGCAAACAGACgaataaataattttccaaGGCCTTTATAATCAATGAAATTATTGCTTAGCCTCACACTTATCCACAGGCTGTGCTTTCCTTGCAATCAAACTGACAATGTATTAGGGATACCAAACTTCATATTTCCaacataattcaaaattaaaacttgCCAACAACCGAATCAAAGTATTCTCATTAAGCTAAATATTAAGACACTTTTCTGCCAATTCCATTTTCTGTAATGGTTCATAAAGCTAGGAAACAATTTGGATGAAAGCCACTGTCTAATTCACAACTCTTAAACCATAAATAATACGATGAAGTGTACCTCGTTGGCAATACCATACTTGGCACAGTCAATGGCAAGACGGGTTGCACGGCCAATACTTTCCTTGGTCCTTGACAATGTTTCAATCATTCCTTCAAATGCATCCCGAGCAACAGCAGCCTCAGTACCACCACTCAGTGAGCCACCTAGACCCCTTTGCCCTGAATCAACTCTTCTATCCTCAATTTCATCAGCATCAAGTTGATTATGAGAAGCAGAATGATGTTCTTTAGCGGGTGGAGAAGCCAATGATGTGTGCTCATAAACTCCTTGCATGTCTGCATGCAGAAAATTGCTCGAGACAGACAGAAATGGCTGAACTGTAGACGGGCTAGGAGTTTCCCCCTGAACATTGGGAAAGCCAGATGGAAGAAACTGTGAATGAGCCTGTTTCCTTTTCGCCAGGGCAGCAGCAATAAGATGCTTCATAGTACTTTTCTCTTCTGTGCTTACCTCCaatctttaataaaatatagaaacaaGAGGGAGAAGGATCAGTCAAtagtaaaaaagaaacaaaaaaagaaaacaaagtatGTTTACCTATCAACATGTAGAGCATCAGTATCCTTAAAACCAATTGTTGAAACAGGAACTTCAACTGCCTGAGGCAATGTCTCAGGTGTAGTTTTAGAAATTTCCGCCAATGATGCAGGCTTCTTTTTATGTGTAGCAACTTGATTCTGAGAAGAGCTCAGGTTATGTGAATACTTTGAAGGCGCATGATCAACCCTCTTTTGAGTAGCATTACCGGAAACTTTAAGTGACAGCTTTGAAGCTTTATTCCGCTCAGCACTTGACTTATTTGCAGGTACCAATTGAGGTGATTTCAGGGGAGAGATAGAGCTCAATTTTGCTGCATTGGAGGGAAGCTGCTTCAAATCTAAATTTTCAGGACTATGAGGAATATGCACAGGAATGACttcatcatctttctctctatCTTTCTCTTTTAGAGGCTGCTTGATTGACAAACTTTCGTTATATAATTGAGATGATGGCTCTTTCAAATGGCTATCCTCACGCTCACTAGAACTTCCTTGAGCCAGCGGAACATCAGACTTCTCTGAGTGTGCATTGTTGCTCCTCTTGGCATCTGAAACAGAAGatgatttaacattttttcCAGCTGCTCCATGAACAGGAGTTTTAGGttcatcgtcatcatcatcaaaaagacAAACAGCTCTACGTTTCCTCTCTACTTGTTTTACCATAACATTACTTGTATCACCTTTCAGTCTGAGATaattcctttctttcttttcctcaGATGCAATGACTGAAGAATCAGGCGTAACTTTTTGAACCTGAATATGATGTCTAGTCGCTGATAGCAGCTCATGGACAGAATCATCTGAAACTGCACCACTTATTTTACCCCTTGATGACAAgcttttttctgttttcaaaTTTGGTGTAGACTTCTTCAATTCTGACTTCTTAAATGGTCTCTCTTCAATAACTGTAGAACCAGGTGAAGTTTTTTTCAGAACTTTTGAAGGATATCCCAAAGTTGAATCATCTTTGGTATCCGTGCgtttcaacttcttggtagcaTGTAAAGATTCATTTGCCCCTAACGTATAGGTTGCATGAAGTTGCATCTTCTTCCGCATACTAGAACTTTTACCATCGCCATCCTTGGAATCAACCGAGAACTCAGGCAACTCATTTTTTACCTCAAGACTTGTTTTGACTTTTATCATATTGCTATCTTTTTCCCCAGTATTATCATTATTGTCTGATTTAAGAGTATCTGGAGAATCCAATTTAACGTCAAATgcatttttccttttcttcccaGCTTTCATTGTTTCTCTGGACCTAGATAGGTCACCACGACCAGTACAATTTTCCTCCTTAAAAATTCCAGTAGATGATCCACCATTTCTATCTCTATCACTTGCAGCTTCACTTCTCTTTCGCAAACCATTGACAAGCTTTCTTGGCTTGGTCCCATTTGCTAAACCACTATGTCTGTTATCATCTTGCCCAAAATCATTAACATTACTAGCAACTTTAAGACTTGATTTGTTAGCATTCTTCTTTGGCTCTGAACCCATGGATAATTTGCTTTTGATCACTGGCGATGAAACAGAAGAACTTTCGTTTGGATGGTCAGATacagagtgtttttcatcttgGCTGTCATTTTCCCCTACTCTCGGTGTACAGTGCTCTAGATTAGAATCAATATTCTCCATATCAATGTTATCTTGTTCTGCATTTGATAACacagtgtcaattgcatccttAAGGTTAACTACTACCCCATCATTAGAAGGAGCCTCTGAACCAATACGAGAATCATCAGTGTCATCTGTCAAACCACTAGCCTTCTGTTTCTGCATCTCATCAAATGCTGCACATATTTCCTTCACAGCTTGGGCAAAGTACTTAGTCTTGCCTTGAAGACGAGCTGACAGCTTATTTTTAGCCTCACTGGTAAATGCCTGAATATCTGCTGGTGCAACAAAGGCACTGCAAAGGAAAATAACATAGCATAAGTACAACTGTAAGAAACTAAAACGCAGAATATtcaacatttaatataataaaaagaattaacatGAAGGAGCAAAAACACAAGTTTTACTTTACTAATTTGGGGGCTAAATGGAAGAAAATGGTGAAATTATAGTGCAACATTAATCTTCAAAATCTTGTTACCATCTActtcaaatataaattagtcAAGACACTACCATAGAGGATAAAAGAACATCAAGACAATATACATGAGCTTAAAAGAGTTGTTTAAGCCCTTTACCATGAAGGATACAATCTCAAAAGATTCATCAAACACTAAAAAGTTTCTCAAGCCACTTGTCCATCATCGACAAGTTTTCTATAAGGCTATTGCTGATAtagaattaatattttcattgatCTTTAAAGGTCTAAAAAACTACGTAGAAGTTAAAAGTTCATAGCTATAACCACAAAATCAAGCTTTTCAGGAAGAGGATTGAAAATTCAAGCAGCATGTTCCACTATAAATCATACTAAATC encodes the following:
- the LOC114169828 gene encoding ENHANCER OF AG-4 protein 2-like, coding for MAPGRRRGANKAKANGHLSLGDLVLAKVKGFPAWPAKISRPEDWEKIPDPKKYFVQFFGTKEIAFVAPADIQAFTSEAKNKLSARLQGKTKYFAQAVKEICAAFDEMQKQKASGLTDDTDDSRIGSEAPSNDGVVVNLKDAIDTVLSNAEQDNIDMENIDSNLEHCTPRVGENDSQDEKHSVSDHPNESSSVSSPVIKSKLSMGSEPKKNANKSSLKVASNVNDFGQDDNRHSGLANGTKPRKLVNGLRKRSEAASDRDRNGGSSTGIFKEENCTGRGDLSRSRETMKAGKKRKNAFDVKLDSPDTLKSDNNDNTGEKDSNMIKVKTSLEVKNELPEFSVDSKDGDGKSSSMRKKMQLHATYTLGANESLHATKKLKRTDTKDDSTLGYPSKVLKKTSPGSTVIEERPFKKSELKKSTPNLKTEKSLSSRGKISGAVSDDSVHELLSATRHHIQVQKVTPDSSVIASEEKKERNYLRLKGDTSNVMVKQVERKRRAVCLFDDDDDEPKTPVHGAAGKNVKSSSVSDAKRSNNAHSEKSDVPLAQGSSSEREDSHLKEPSSQLYNESLSIKQPLKEKDREKDDEVIPVHIPHSPENLDLKQLPSNAAKLSSISPLKSPQLVPANKSSAERNKASKLSLKVSGNATQKRVDHAPSKYSHNLSSSQNQVATHKKKPASLAEISKTTPETLPQAVEVPVSTIGFKDTDALHVDRLEVSTEEKSTMKHLIAAALAKRKQAHSQFLPSGFPNVQGETPSPSTVQPFLSVSSNFLHADMQGVYEHTSLASPPAKEHHSASHNQLDADEIEDRRVDSGQRGLGGSLSGGTEAAVARDAFEGMIETLSRTKESIGRATRLAIDCAKYGIANEVVELLIRKLENEPSFHRKVDLFFLVDSITQCSHNQKGIAGASYIPTVQAALPRLLGAAAPPGASARENRRQCLKVLRLWLERKIFPESVLRGYMDDIGVSNDDITVSFALRRPSRAERAVDDPIREMEGMLVDEYGSNATFQLPGFLSSHAFEEDEDEYEDDIPIKLCKETFDASPADPTHTLGESETSTVTPNDKRHCILKDVDRELEMEDVSGHPKDERPIIFNSSDEIDLQLQVSDRNLDLTPSISKEMSATPEGSPPLPLDSPPPPPPLPSSPPPPPPPLSPSPPPPPPPPMLQPPPPPLPPSAPPVSLVPQSSVPARPLLSQPLMPSQSSHQSSPQLGYQQSVPHDFSGTNNGNQIVPMAGNSFPGSHNNAAAKNEIFPQPPSYAPTAGCSSQEPSGFNPSRQLEYGQNDMYLNAQVPQPNHQFQQGNPPYAQRHTHPGPPQNPPNPYPYSNPTVQQHLPHSFHPPFPLPSLPDGRRQFVTDEQWRMPSSEYKTNNQHSVWRGRNPSCPGPPYGQEGHFQPPFERTPVTTVGFQRPISSNLPVAPISGHVVPQMMPCRPDIPSVNCWRPT